A DNA window from Trypanosoma brucei brucei TREU927 chromosome 10, whole genome shotgun sequence contains the following coding sequences:
- a CDS encoding 60S ribosomal protein L30, whose protein sequence is MAKKVKSKVDTINTKIQLVMKSGKYVLGTQQSLKTLRQGRSKLVVISANCPPIRKAEIEYYCTLSKTPIHHYSGNNLDLGTACGRHFRACVLSITDVGDSDITSA, encoded by the coding sequence ATGGCGAAGAAGGTCAAGTCGAAGGTGGACACCATCAACACCAAGATCCAACTGGTGATGAAATCCGGCAAATACGTTCTCGGGACGCAGCAGTCACTCAAGACACTTCGTCAGGGCCGCAGCAAACTCGTCGTCATTTCCGCGAACTGCCCGCCGATTCGCAAGGCGGAGATTGAGTACTACTGCACTTTAAGCAAGACGCCAATTCACCACTACAGCGGCAACAACCTTGACCTTGGAACGGCATGCGGAAGGCATTTCCGTGCTTGCGTACTTTCCATTACGGATGTTGGTGACTCTGACATCACTTCTGCATAA
- a CDS encoding ADP-ribosylation factor 6, putative gives MGLLSIIRKTKRKEREMRILMLGLDNAGKTTCVKKFCGKDTSSISPTLGFQITAFSLNGCTLNIWDVGGQQSLRSYWRNYFESTDGLIWVVDSNDVARLDDCRRELHTLLQEERLAGASLLILLNKQDLSGALPPGEIERHLGIDIIRKGKRHVYLCACSAKTGAGLLQGMEWIVQDVSSRMYFAG, from the coding sequence ATGGGTTTACTATCGATCATCCGCAAAACGAAGCGGAAAGAGCGCGAGATGCGCATTCTGATGCTTGGATTAGACAACGCAGGGAAGACGACGTGTGTGAAGAAGTTTTGTGGTAAAGACACGAGTTCGATTAGTCCGACACTTGGGTTCCAAATCACCGCCTTCTCCCTAAATGGGTGCACATTGAACATATGGGATGTTGGTGGTCAGCAGTCACTCCGCAGTTACTGGCGAAATTACTTCGAGAGCACTGATGGGTTAATATGGGTGGTGGATAGCAACGACGTTGCTCGTTTGGATGACTGCAGGCGAGAACTCCACACACTATTACAGGAAGAACGGCTTGCCGGCGCTAGCCTGCTTATCCTTCTAAACAAACAGGATCTATCAGGTGCCCTTCCTCCCGGAGAGATTGAACGACACCTTGGAATTGACATTATCCGCAAGGGAAAACGACACGTTTATCTGTGCGCGTGTAGTGCGAAGACAGGTGCTGGCCTGTTGCAGGGAATGGAGTGGATTGTACAGGATGTATCCAGTAGAATGTATTTTGCGGGGTAG
- a CDS encoding hypothetical protein, conserved (GPI-Anchor Signal predicted for Tb10.70.3125 by DGPI v2.04, no cleavage site predicted), giving the protein MSVFFDIEAAAYVLLLIICTATYLRQYSPTLFHRDHTELHRKFLYKCSVVGDRLSLWVATGCIVVAVRMLFVY; this is encoded by the coding sequence ATGAGCGTATTCTTCGACATCGAGGCAGCCGCGTATGTCTTGCTTCTAATTATATGCACGGCAACATATTTGCGGCAGTACAGCCCTACTTTGTTTCATCGTGATCACACAGAGTTACACCGTAAGTTTCTTTACAAGTGCAGTGTTGTCGGAGACCGCCTCTCCTTGTGGGTTGCGACAGGCTGCATTGTTGTGGCTGTGCGAATGCTGTTTGTGTATTGA
- a CDS encoding 60S ribosomal protein L30, producing MAASLSSSTMAKKVKSKVDTINTKIQLVMKSGKYVLGTQQSLKTLRQGRSKLVVISANCPPIRKAEIEYYCTLSKTPIHHYSGNNLDLGTACGRHFRACVLSITDVGDSDITSA from the coding sequence ATGGCAGCCTCCCTTTCCAGTAGCACAATGGCGAAGAAGGTCAAGTCGAAGGTGGACACCATCAACACCAAGATCCAACTGGTGATGAAATCCGGCAAATACGTTCTCGGGACGCAGCAGTCACTCAAGACACTTCGTCAGGGCCGCAGCAAACTCGTCGTCATTTCCGCGAACTGCCCGCCGATTCGCAAGGCGGAGATTGAGTACTACTGCACTTTAAGCAAGACGCCAATTCACCACTACAGCGGCAACAACCTTGACCTTGGAACGGCATGCGGAAGGCATTTCCGTGCTTGCGTACTTTCCATTACGGATGTTGGTGACTCTGACATCACTTCTGCATAA